In a genomic window of Thermus albus:
- a CDS encoding DUF420 domain-containing protein, with protein MKELLGLLAVWSIVLSGLALLAGVALIKRGKRVWHHRAMLTGTFLALLFLVFYLAKWALHGTTAYGGPEAWRGAYYFLLITHTLLAALNGPLALYVIWRAFRGEFVLHKRWAKVLVPIWLYVAASGWVIYLVLKRYGVETGTIAF; from the coding sequence GTGAAAGAGCTGTTGGGCTTGCTGGCGGTTTGGAGTATTGTCCTCTCGGGGTTGGCGCTACTGGCGGGGGTTGCCCTGATCAAAAGGGGGAAGAGGGTTTGGCATCACCGGGCCATGCTTACGGGCACCTTCCTGGCCCTTCTTTTCCTGGTCTTTTACCTGGCCAAGTGGGCCCTTCACGGCACCACCGCCTACGGGGGGCCTGAGGCCTGGCGGGGTGCTTACTACTTTCTCCTCATCACCCACACCCTCCTGGCTGCCCTCAACGGACCCTTGGCCCTTTATGTGATCTGGCGGGCTTTTAGAGGGGAGTTCGTTCTGCACAAGCGTTGGGCCAAGGTGCTGGTGCCCATCTGGCTGTACGTAGCCGCATCGGGTTGGGTCATTTACCTCGTGCTGAAGCGGTACGGGGTAGAAACAGGAACTATCGCTTTCTAG
- a CDS encoding septum site-determining protein MinC, whose amino-acid sequence MRLRATPKALALRLDGGETPEEIRNLKLLEDLPLEVEVAGPVPGDVLQALLELGRPLTLVPPRNRPPAGTLVLSKTLRSGERVEHPGTVVVLGDVNPGAEVVAGGDVIVVGKLRGLAHAGAGGDAERFIFALELAAKQVRIGPHLAQAPEGLDTRGPEIARVQEGTIVVEPARKR is encoded by the coding sequence ATGCGGCTCCGCGCCACCCCCAAGGCCCTAGCCCTACGCTTGGATGGGGGAGAAACCCCGGAAGAAATCCGAAACCTCAAGCTACTGGAAGACCTTCCCCTCGAGGTGGAGGTGGCCGGGCCTGTGCCTGGGGACGTGCTCCAAGCCTTACTGGAGTTGGGCCGGCCCCTCACCCTAGTCCCTCCCCGAAACCGCCCCCCCGCCGGTACCCTGGTCCTCAGCAAAACCCTTCGCTCCGGAGAACGGGTGGAACACCCCGGCACCGTGGTGGTCCTGGGGGATGTGAACCCAGGAGCCGAGGTGGTGGCGGGGGGGGACGTGATCGTGGTGGGCAAACTGCGGGGTCTGGCCCATGCAGGGGCAGGGGGCGACGCGGAGCGCTTCATCTTTGCCCTGGAACTGGCCGCCAAGCAGGTGCGCATCGGCCCCCACCTGGCCCAAGCCCCGGAGGGCCTTGACACACGGGGCCCCGAGATCGCCCGGGTCCAGGAAGGAACCATCGTGGTGGAGCCGGCTAGAAAGCGATAG
- a CDS encoding penicillin-binding transpeptidase domain-containing protein, with translation MTSRLYALMFFLLLAFGLLALRAWHLQVLQHEKYALRSQGNYLKTEGIPAPRGRILDRKGRVIAQDRLVVDLVYEGGEVAFAERLLPLLGLRELPKVEGPKVLKAGVPEYLLPTLAEITAGQKNLKLVERIERHYPNPISGPVLGYVLQANAEQVKRGYSPDEQVGQAGLEAALEPYLRGKRGLKAVEVNVRGERLRENILEEPSPGQDVVLTLDLDLQRAAEKALEEALTDINAGRRAKGLPPATRPKGAIVAVNPKTGEVLAMASAPSFDPSLFAKRPVPPEVRTLLTDKDLPLLNRAVQPYTPGSIFKLATSYALLEEGYVSPSTPYRCSPYIVFGGQVRRNWATWDMGPMTVKEAIAWSCNTWYYQAVAQDPLGVVDRLAARARLLGLGEATGLEVAERTGLLPTRAWKREALKEPWYPGETLSLAIGQGPTLTTPAQVARMLSTIANSGLKPNLHLVKRIGQAETRPKLEPVPGRFWGILQDGLRKTVEQGTARHVLGNFPVPTGGKTGTAETPGKRAGLEHAWYMGYGPTDPTSPYPPLVVVAFFENGGEGSRVALPAVRKVMAAYWRVEEAQAR, from the coding sequence ATGACCAGCCGGCTTTATGCCCTCATGTTCTTCCTTCTCCTGGCCTTCGGCCTCCTGGCCTTAAGGGCCTGGCACCTGCAAGTTCTGCAGCATGAGAAGTACGCCCTGCGGAGCCAAGGCAACTACCTGAAGACCGAGGGCATCCCCGCCCCGCGGGGCCGCATCCTGGACCGCAAGGGCCGGGTGATCGCCCAGGACCGGCTGGTGGTGGACCTGGTTTACGAAGGGGGGGAGGTGGCCTTTGCGGAGAGGCTTCTACCCCTTTTAGGCCTGCGGGAGCTTCCCAAGGTAGAGGGTCCCAAGGTCCTGAAAGCAGGGGTGCCCGAATACCTGCTTCCCACCCTGGCAGAGATCACCGCCGGACAGAAAAACCTCAAGCTGGTGGAGCGGATTGAGCGCCACTACCCCAACCCTATCTCGGGGCCCGTCCTCGGGTATGTGCTTCAGGCCAACGCCGAGCAGGTGAAACGGGGATACAGCCCCGACGAGCAGGTGGGCCAAGCGGGCCTCGAGGCGGCCCTCGAGCCTTACCTCAGGGGCAAGCGCGGCCTGAAGGCGGTGGAGGTCAACGTCCGGGGGGAACGCCTCAGGGAAAACATTCTGGAGGAGCCTAGCCCGGGGCAGGACGTGGTCCTGACCCTGGATCTGGACCTGCAAAGGGCTGCGGAAAAGGCCTTGGAAGAGGCCTTGACCGACATCAACGCCGGACGGAGAGCAAAGGGCCTTCCTCCCGCCACCCGGCCCAAGGGGGCCATCGTGGCCGTGAACCCCAAAACAGGGGAGGTCCTGGCCATGGCCAGCGCCCCCTCCTTTGACCCAAGCCTATTCGCCAAGCGGCCGGTGCCGCCCGAAGTGCGCACCCTCTTGACCGACAAGGACCTTCCCCTTCTTAACCGGGCCGTCCAGCCCTACACCCCGGGTTCCATCTTCAAGCTGGCCACCAGCTACGCCCTCTTGGAGGAGGGCTACGTGAGCCCCTCCACCCCGTACCGGTGTAGCCCCTATATCGTCTTTGGCGGCCAGGTGCGCCGCAACTGGGCCACGTGGGACATGGGGCCTATGACCGTGAAAGAGGCCATCGCCTGGAGCTGCAACACCTGGTACTACCAGGCGGTGGCCCAGGACCCCCTAGGGGTGGTGGACCGCCTGGCGGCCAGGGCCAGGCTCCTGGGCCTAGGGGAGGCCACAGGCCTGGAGGTAGCTGAACGGACCGGCCTTCTTCCCACCCGGGCCTGGAAGCGTGAGGCCCTGAAGGAACCCTGGTACCCCGGCGAAACCCTCTCCTTGGCCATTGGCCAGGGGCCCACCCTCACCACCCCAGCCCAGGTGGCCCGCATGCTGTCCACCATCGCCAACTCCGGGCTAAAGCCCAACCTCCATCTGGTCAAGCGCATCGGTCAGGCGGAGACTAGACCCAAGCTTGAGCCGGTACCTGGGCGTTTTTGGGGGATTCTCCAGGACGGATTGCGAAAAACGGTGGAGCAAGGTACGGCCCGCCATGTCCTTGGGAACTTCCCCGTGCCCACTGGTGGCAAAACGGGTACCGCGGAAACCCCAGGCAAGCGGGCAGGCCTGGAACACGCCTGGTATATGGGCTATGGCCCCACCGACCCCACCTCCCCTTATCCCCCACTGGTGGTGGTGGCCTTCTTTGAGAACGGGGGCGAGGGAAGCCGGGTGGCCCTTCCCGCCGTGCGCAAGGTGATGGCCGCTTACTGGCGGGTAGAGGAAGCCCAGGCCAGGTAG
- the mreD gene encoding rod shape-determining protein MreD: protein MMGILLLITLFLAGLAGALWPQGLMAPDLFLVLALAYSRLLPYYLGLPWAFFLGLVQDLLGYGLLGLHAVGLLSASYAYYAARRRLAPGEAPGILFSFIWAFFAKWAGYFLVAYWLRLELPPFWPLDLLLEGLLTLPLALLAWRLLPPPRRP, encoded by the coding sequence ATGATGGGGATCCTACTCCTGATCACCCTTTTTTTGGCCGGACTCGCGGGAGCCCTTTGGCCCCAAGGGCTGATGGCTCCGGACCTCTTCCTGGTCCTGGCGCTGGCTTACTCCCGTCTTCTCCCCTACTACCTGGGCCTTCCCTGGGCCTTTTTCCTGGGGCTTGTGCAAGACCTCCTGGGATATGGGCTTTTGGGTCTCCATGCGGTAGGGCTTTTAAGCGCCAGCTACGCCTATTATGCCGCGCGCCGCCGCCTGGCTCCGGGGGAGGCTCCTGGGATCCTCTTCTCCTTCATCTGGGCCTTTTTTGCCAAGTGGGCGGGCTACTTCCTGGTGGCCTATTGGCTGCGCCTGGAGCTTCCTCCTTTTTGGCCCCTAGACCTTCTCCTCGAGGGCCTCCTCACCCTTCCCTTGGCCCTCCTGGCGTGGCGCCTCCTGCCGCCTCCCCGACGACCATGA
- the mreC gene encoding rod shape-determining protein MreC, giving the protein MREVALRRGLFLLLLALGLAMAALTRPLAPRLALTLSPLTAPLPALGHRLGQNLRAALTALLNRQDLFAENRALKARLSQLESENRRLRLEVARLSRALKVQATQAPGVVAVAPVVGEDLSGLYRRLVLGLGERDGLRVGMPVTAPEGLVGLVVEVSENRALVRTLLDPESQVGVRPEKAPGRGVARGVPPDHLLAEFPPTVKVAPGDLLLTGAPLGLFPDGIPVGRVERVERVQGGLKLRVWAKPLVELSLLEEVIVLRPL; this is encoded by the coding sequence GTGAGGGAAGTGGCCCTGCGCCGGGGGCTTTTCCTCCTCCTCTTGGCCTTGGGCCTGGCCATGGCAGCCTTAACGCGCCCCCTTGCTCCCCGCCTGGCCCTAACCCTTTCCCCCCTCACCGCCCCCCTTCCCGCCTTGGGCCACCGCCTAGGGCAGAACCTGCGGGCCGCTCTGACCGCCCTCCTTAACCGCCAAGACCTCTTTGCGGAAAATCGAGCCCTAAAGGCACGGCTGTCCCAACTGGAAAGCGAGAATCGGAGGCTTCGCCTCGAGGTGGCGCGCCTTTCCCGGGCCCTCAAGGTCCAGGCCACCCAGGCCCCCGGGGTGGTGGCGGTGGCCCCAGTGGTGGGGGAGGACCTCTCCGGCCTCTACCGCCGCCTCGTCCTGGGCCTAGGGGAGCGAGACGGACTTCGGGTGGGCATGCCCGTCACCGCCCCTGAGGGGCTTGTGGGCCTGGTGGTGGAAGTTAGCGAAAACCGAGCCCTGGTGCGCACCCTCTTGGATCCGGAAAGTCAGGTGGGGGTAAGGCCGGAGAAGGCTCCAGGCCGGGGGGTGGCCCGGGGAGTCCCTCCAGACCATCTGCTGGCGGAGTTTCCCCCCACGGTGAAGGTGGCCCCTGGGGACTTGCTCCTCACGGGGGCTCCCTTGGGGCTCTTCCCCGACGGCATACCTGTGGGGCGCGTGGAACGTGTGGAGCGCGTCCAGGGTGGCTTGAAGCTTCGGGTCTGGGCCAAACCCCTGGTGGAACTCTCCCTCCTAGAGGAGGTCATAGTACTGAGGCCCTTATGA
- a CDS encoding Maf family protein, protein MAGRNAPLVLTLASGSPRRRALLEALGFPLRVVPPGVEEEGESLPLDPKELALALARRKGEEVPGEWVLAADTVVDLDGRVLGKPKDRAENHLFLRLLSGRTHRVHTAIYLRTPGDLVAEVHTTQVRFRRLSEEEIAWYVQSGEGLDKAGGYGAQGLGMALLEGIEGDFYTVVGLPVARVFALLWERGFRP, encoded by the coding sequence ATGGCAGGAAGGAACGCCCCTTTAGTGCTCACCCTAGCCTCGGGTAGTCCGAGGCGTAGGGCCCTCCTCGAGGCCCTGGGCTTCCCTTTAAGGGTGGTCCCCCCTGGGGTGGAAGAGGAAGGGGAAAGCCTTCCCCTAGACCCCAAGGAGCTGGCCCTGGCCCTGGCCCGGCGCAAGGGGGAAGAGGTGCCAGGGGAGTGGGTACTGGCTGCGGATACCGTGGTGGACCTGGACGGCCGGGTGCTCGGCAAACCCAAGGATCGGGCGGAAAACCACCTCTTCCTCCGCCTCCTTTCCGGCAGAACCCACCGGGTCCACACCGCCATCTACCTGCGTACCCCAGGCGACCTGGTGGCGGAGGTGCACACCACCCAGGTTCGCTTCCGCAGGCTTTCCGAAGAGGAGATCGCCTGGTACGTGCAGAGCGGCGAGGGCCTGGACAAGGCGGGGGGCTACGGAGCCCAGGGCTTGGGAATGGCCCTTTTGGAGGGGATCGAGGGGGATTTCTACACGGTGGTGGGCCTGCCTGTGGCCCGGGTTTTTGCTCTTCTTTGGGAGAGGGGGTTTAGGCCGTGA
- a CDS encoding phospholipase D-like domain-containing protein — protein sequence MGTKRRRRKSTLAGLPGYVLLLVILLLWLFQELRPGPVSSPAQAERGGVEVYFMPQEGEAAKARLIALITGAKESLEGAFYEFRDLEIARALLRAKERGVRIRVYGESDYRSDFRRYLVGAALGQQGETPRVPQEALGQRVKPLSLDCEEIAGIPVCFDEREGFMHHKFLVVDGKAVWTGSTNMTWNAFARNNENGLLLPSPTLAQGYAKEFQALFGGNKEGLGEPVAFALTDENLSLEGTAYFSPRGGPLARGALLERLKAAREEILVAAFVLTDQEVVRALVQAQRRGVGVQVLLETRNLRDSREDDLLRAGVAVRKDGNPYTLHHKVMVIDGTWVVTGSYNFTARAWQVNNENLLILKSPSLAERYRQEFLRLWQEGTPL from the coding sequence ATGGGTACTAAAAGGCGGCGGCGAAAATCCACCCTGGCCGGGCTTCCGGGGTACGTGCTCCTCCTGGTCATTCTCCTCCTTTGGCTTTTCCAGGAGCTCCGCCCAGGCCCGGTTTCCTCCCCCGCCCAGGCGGAACGGGGGGGGGTTGAGGTCTATTTCATGCCCCAGGAGGGGGAGGCCGCCAAGGCCCGCCTCATAGCCCTCATAACCGGGGCCAAGGAAAGCCTGGAGGGCGCCTTTTACGAGTTTCGCGACCTGGAGATCGCCAGGGCCCTCCTGCGGGCCAAGGAGCGAGGGGTAAGGATCAGGGTGTACGGGGAAAGCGATTACCGAAGCGATTTTCGCCGCTACCTGGTGGGAGCCGCCTTGGGCCAACAGGGGGAAACTCCCAGGGTGCCCCAGGAGGCCCTGGGGCAACGGGTTAAGCCCCTATCCTTGGATTGCGAAGAGATCGCAGGCATTCCCGTCTGCTTTGACGAACGGGAGGGCTTCATGCACCATAAGTTCCTGGTGGTGGACGGCAAGGCGGTCTGGACTGGGAGCACCAACATGACCTGGAACGCCTTCGCCCGCAACAACGAGAATGGCCTTCTCCTTCCGTCCCCCACCCTGGCCCAGGGATACGCCAAGGAGTTCCAAGCCCTTTTTGGCGGCAACAAGGAGGGCTTGGGAGAGCCCGTGGCCTTCGCCCTTACGGACGAAAACCTCTCCCTGGAGGGCACCGCCTATTTCAGCCCAAGAGGGGGTCCATTGGCGCGGGGAGCCCTCCTGGAAAGGCTAAAAGCGGCCAGGGAAGAGATTCTGGTGGCGGCCTTTGTCCTCACGGACCAGGAGGTGGTGAGGGCCTTGGTCCAGGCCCAGAGGAGAGGGGTGGGGGTGCAGGTCCTCCTGGAAACCCGCAACCTCCGGGATAGCCGGGAAGACGACCTCCTCCGGGCCGGGGTAGCGGTGCGCAAGGATGGCAACCCTTACACCCTGCACCACAAGGTAATGGTGATAGACGGCACCTGGGTGGTCACGGGAAGCTACAACTTCACCGCCAGGGCCTGGCAGGTAAACAACGAAAATCTCCTCATCCTGAAAAGCCCCTCCCTGGCCGAGCGATACCGGCAGGAGTTCTTGAGGCTATGGCAGGAAGGAACGCCCCTTTAG